From Oryza sativa Japonica Group chromosome 4, ASM3414082v1, one genomic window encodes:
- the LOC4334989 gene encoding putative wall-associated receptor kinase-like 16, giving the protein MGPVLLCLAIAAATAVCAASSGAPPSPDAAAVAVGSCPTYSGSGYSSASDGGNQEEYDPNKENPCKRSCGSMSIPFPFALLSACSGSKRFLLNCTSNKTLIGIPPAQYQVINISLDDGVLFVNKPSNLGDIITTPTVANELHDFDFSGSQGIWRWAVANQTCHTARTDQLSYACVSNNSLCVHRSTGYHCKCSLGYGGNAYIEDGCEDIDECSLPNFCNGNCQNFLGSYRCSHCPRGSIFDPAKRVCIYGHGLHPAGLLIGLSCGIGVLFLVVGLILFVRRWRRHMQRKIRREYFQKNKGLLLEQLMSSDENVAHDPKIFSLEELEKATDNFHSTRILGCGGHGTVYKGILLDQRVVAIKKSRIVEQNEIDQFINEVAILSQIVHRNVVKLFGCCLVSKVPLLVYEFISNGTLYDLLHGEQSTTFSLTWEDSIRISLEVASALSYLHSAASIPIFHRDVKSANILLNDNYTSKVSDFGASRSISIDETRVVTIVQGTFGYLDPEYFHTCQLTEKSDVYSFGVILVEILTRKKPIIVNCFGENQNLGHCFLQTLQHGTIMEIVDPQIAKEANESEINEMASLAEICLRIRGEERPKMKEVELRLQLLRAMITERSRQELLRNNGIGPSVQSNSSTTSVTRSVVLRAGIGISTDQDATRCYTMEQELVSWTDLPR; this is encoded by the exons ATGGGACCTGTGCTGCTGTGCctagccatcgccgccgccaccgccgtgtgCGCAGCATCATCAGGAGCACCACCATCTCCCGATGCGGCGGCCGTCGCCGTTGGTAGCTGCCCCACGTACTCCGGATCAGGTTACTCTTCTGCATCTGACGGCGGCAACCAAG AAGAGTATGATCCCAATAAAGAAAATCCGTGTAAACGGTCATGTGGCTCTATGTCCATTCCTTTCCCATTCGCTCTTCTATCCGCATGCTCTGGCAGTAAAAGATTTCTCCTAAACTGTACATCAAATAAAACACTTATCGGAATTCCGCCAGCGCAATATCAGGTGATAAATATATCATTAGACGATGGTGTCCTATTTGTGAACAAGCCCTCAAACCTTGGAGATATCATCACAACGCCAACGGTGGCAAACGAGTTACATGACTTCGACTTCTCTGGGAGCCAAGGCATTTGGAGATGGGCTGTCGCCAATCAAACATGTCACACAGCGAGAACTGATCAGCTATCGTACGCTTGCGTGAGCAACAACAGTTTGTGTGTTCATAGATCTACTGGCTACCATTGCAAGTGCTCTTTGGGCTACGGAGGAAATGCCTATATCGAAGATGGCTGTGAGG ATATTGATGAGTGTAGTCTACCCAACTTTTGTAATGGAAATTGCCAGAACTTCCTAGGGAGCTACAGGTGCTCACATTGCCCTCGTGGTTCAATTTTTGATCCTGCTAAACGTGTATGCATATATGGACATGGCCTTCATCCAGCTG GTCTTCTAATTGGACTTAGCTGTGGTATTGGAGTCCTTTTTCTTGTAGTAGGTCTAATTTTATTTGTTCGAAGGTGGAGGAGACATATGCAAAGAAAAATTAGAAGGGAATACTTCCAAAAAAACAAAGGCCTCCTACTTGAACAATTGATGTCGTCTGATGAAAATGTAGCACATGatccaaaaatattttccttggaAGAGCTAGAGAAGGCAACAGACAACTTTCATTCAACACGTATTCTTGGCTGTGGAGGCCATGGCACTGTATACAAGGGAATTTTGTTAGATCAACGCGTGGTTGCTATTAAGAAATCCAGAATTGTGGAGCAGAACGAAATTGATCAATTTATCAATGAGGTTGCCATCTTGTCTCAAATTGTTCATCGGAATGTGGTAAAACTTTTTGGTTGTTGCCTTGTATCAAAGGTACCTTTACTTGTGTATGAGTTCATCTCCAATGGTACATTATATGATCTTCTTCATGGTGAACAGAGTACAACATTCTCATTAACGTGGGAAGATTCTATCAGAATTTCACTTGAGGTTGCAAGTGCTCTTTCTTACCTCCACTCTGCTGCATCAATACCCATATTCCATAGAGATGTGAAATCAGCCAATATACTCTTAAACGACAATTACACTTCGAAGGTTTCAGACTTTGGCGCGTCAAGATCCATCTCCATTGACGAAACTCGTGTGGTGACAATTGTACAAGGGACATTTGGGTATTTGGATCCTGAATACTTCCATACATGCCAACTAACTGAGAAAAGTGATGTTTACAGCTTTGGTGTTATACTTGTTGAGATCCTAACAAGGAAGAAGCCTATCATAGTAAATTGTTTCGGTGAAAACCAAAACCTAGGTCATTGCTTTCTTCAAACACTACAACATGGAACAATCATGGAAATAGTGGATCCCCAAATTGCTAAGGAAGCAAATGAAAGTGAAATAAACGAAATGGCATCGCTTGCAGAAATATGTTTACGAATCAGAGGAGAAGAAAGGCCTAAAATGAAAGAGGTGGAGTTAAGGCTGCAGCTCCTAAGAGCTATGATAACTGAGAGAAGCCGTCAGGAGTTACTAAGGAACAATGGAATTGGGCCATCAGTACAATCCAATTCCAGCACTACATCTGTGACCAGGAGTGTTGTGCTTCGTGCAGGTATTGGCATATCCACTGATCAGGATGCAACTCGTTGCTATACCATGGAGCAAGAGCTCGTTTCTTGGACAGATCTACCGCGCTAA